The nucleotide sequence TTAAAAGAAACGGTTCCGCATAGATTTTTTATTTGTTTTTCCGATAGTTTGATATCCATGCCGATCCCCCCTTTTTCTATTTAATCCATTTTCTCATGTCACTCATTGAATTACTAGTTCGAAGCGAAGATAATAAAAACCTTTAACTCTTCGATAATTAGGAAATGGGGTGAGAAAATGAAAATAATTAAGCGCAAAAAAATATCATTTCTCTCTTAGAGAAAAATGATATTTTGGGTTATCCTTGCCCTATAAACTCAAGCAAAAGATGATTTGATTTTTTCCAGATGTCGGACTGTTGGCGTCAAGTTGGCAAAGAAGTATGCTTCACGCAGTTTACGGGATGGTACACTTCCTGCAACATAACCGGCAGCTCCATTGTGAATCATATTCGCCTGTACCGCACCCAATGTATCGTGCACTGCTTGCAAACGTGTGTTGACAATTTCCTTCAATGTCAAGTTGCTTGCCAAGTTGTTCAACTCTGCATTAATTCTTTCATAGTGATCGCGCAGTTCGGTTGCCTGTACTTTTAAGTATTCATTACAGCCGTTTTGCTTCGCTTTTACTTTTTCAATACCTTCAACTGCTGCGGCAATTACGCCTGCACCAAGTGGAACTTGATAATAAATAAACGTTGGGCGAATAATATCGCAAAATGCTTTTGCATCCTCTGAAATGACAAAGTCTTTTGAAATTACGACATCGTCAAATTTACATGAATATGTCGCGCTGCCATTCACTCCAAGGAAACCAAGTCGTTCATTCATTTCAAGACCTTCGATATCAGTTGGTACAAGCACCAAAACTTCACGACTATCGACTGTCGCAACTGCACCAAAGTAATGACGGTTCCCCAAGTTTGATACAGCAGGCAATGTTCCATTAATGACATAGCCTTCTTCTGTCTTTTCTGCCTTCAGATGAAGTTTTTCTAATCCGGAATAGTACTTCATCGCGTTTGATAAACCTGTTGCACCAAGTTTTAAGCCGTTTTCCAGCTCAGGTAATATTGTTTGCTTTAAATACGTGTTATTACTATTACGCAAATAAGTTAATGCGGCTAAATGGCACCAAACACAAAACGCTGTTGTCATACAAACCTTTGCTGTTTCACGAACAACCGCTGCCTCATCTTGTAATAGTGTCGATTGGTCCTTATTTGCCGATTGGAAGAATCCAGCCTCACTTAGCGCTAAAATATAATCTTCTGCATAATGTGCCTGCTCATCGACCTTCTTCACTACGGGCTTCAGTTTTTCATCGATGATTCGTTCTAACAATTCTTTGTTCAATGCCATTGTCCCCGCATCCTTTCCTTTTAGTCTGCCAATTCCGTTAATGATGTGATAGGTGTTTGTACGGCTTCACGTGCACGTTTTACAGCTGCTTCATCTGGTGCATCATAGAAACATAAACATTTTGTCATATCTTCACATACATACGTACGAGAGAATTTTACATCTGGAACTTCTTCGTACTTTACCGAATTTTTCTTTTTACGCTCTAAATATTTTTCCATTGTGATTTCTGCAGGAATTTCCCATTCTACTAAGTAGTTTACTTGCTCGCCGCCTGCTTTGACTTCATCAAGTTCTTTACCGATTAAACGTACTTCCTTTACTAAATCAATTGCAACACCTTGTGCTTGTAATGCAGTTTTTGCAGCTTCCTCATCAGATGCTTCAATGATAAAATAGCCACGTGAAAAATCTTTCGCCACTTGAACTTCGATAACTCCAACACCTTCTGTAGCATGCACTTTTTCGACTAATGCCGAAAATGCCTCCTTCGAAGAAACCTCGTTAATTGTTGATTCTACTAAATATAAACTCATTGTATTTTCCTCCTAATAGTAAATGTTAGATTGTTATATATTCAAATAGGCGTTCTGTTAGAGCGCACTATGAATACCCATTTCAAATGATTTTACAGGTTAAAAAAATTAACTCGCATTGCATAAAATTAATGTTTATACTTGTATTAAGGAGGCGAAAACATGAAAACACGTTATGACTTACCTTGTAACATTGCACAAACATTAAATATTCTTGGTGATCGTTGGACGCTTCTCATCATTCATGAACTGCTGATCGGTGAAACGAACTTCAATGATATTAAGCTGAAACTTCCAGGTTTGTCAGCAAATATTCTGTCAAACCGTTTAAAAGAATTGGAAGAAGCACAGATCGTTCAAAGCGAGCTATATTCCGTCCATCCCCCACGCTACCGTTATACATTAACCGAAAAAGGTACCGCCCTTGAGCATGTTTTCAATGCGATGATTATATGGGGTGCTGATCACCTGGAAACGTGCTATAAAGAAATCGTTGGTCCTGATGAACAGCGTGTAGAGGTCGGATATTATTCTACTGAAACAGGCGAACGTGTCGACACGATTTATATACGGGCGTTAAAAACTGTCTAAATCTTAGGCAGTTTTATTTTGCGCCTCCCCAGATGCGGTTTACCCAGCTTTCAAAATAATGAATGCCTTTATCCAGTAAAAGGCCAAGTACCCCGATTACAACAATACTCGCCATGACTAAATCCAGACTTAAAGAATTTCGTGCATCGACTATCAGAAATCCTAAACCCGATTGCGCACCGACCATTTCCCCGGCCACGAGGAAAATCCATGCAGAACCTAGCGCCATATGCAGCCCATTGGCGATCATCGGAAATGATGCCGGCAATATAATTTTCCTCATCGTCTCAAAAGGACTCATTTCAAAATTCGATGCAATGCGTAAATACGTTTTGTCGACTTTTTTAACCGCTGATACCGTCGACAATAGGACCGGGAAAAATGCAGCGATAAAAATAATAACGATTGCCGGCATATTGCCGATGCCGAACCATAAAACGATAAACGGTGACCACGCAATCGGCGAAACCGGTCGCAATACTTGAACTACGGGATCGAGCACTTTCCATACAGCCGGCAACCTTCCTAAAATCAACCCTAACGAAATGGCTGCAACGACAGCAATCAGATAACCTGAAAAAAATCGTAATAAACTAATTTGTATATGTGCAAACAGCGAACCATCGGAAATGATCGCAAGTAATGCTTCCCCCACTTTTAAAGGCGGAGGGAAAAGTGCCGACTGATGCCCACCTATCATAATTGCAGCTTGCCAAACGACTAGTAATAATAGAAAGCCAAGTGCAATCGGGGACAATTTCTTCACTATCGCCATAATATCCCTCCGTCCTCTACTAATTTACAAAGCTAGCATCAACAAAATCTTCATAGGAAGGCGGGTTTTCGGATAATCCCATTTCCAGTAATGCATCACGTAAAATCGCATAACTGTCTTGTTCAATGCTTAAATTGTCGTACGAAATCCAATCTAATGAAATATCCAGTACATTTTCTTCAACTGTTAAATATTGACCAACGACTTCATGCATATGGTCGTCTTTCCCTTGTGCAAGCTCTCCGCCTGCTACATAGTCATCGACAAACTTCCCTGCCAATTCTTTATTGTCTTTAATAAACTGACCGCGCAATACTAAACCGCAATCAATTGAATCTTGCCAAATTTCTTCTGACTGATAAAGCACTTTCCCGTTTTCCAATGCAACGGATATCGCACCGAATGGCTCAGCAACTACATAACCAGCAATACGCCCTTCCGCTAAAGCTGCAGGCATTTCCGCTGGCGGCAATTCGATAACATCTACTTCATCGTAAGCAATACCATGTTTTTTCAGCATTTCATACAGCAAAATATTATGTGTTGAAAATCTGCTTGGTATCGCAAAAGATTTCCCTTTCAGTTCTTCCACAGATTTTATATCTTTACCACCGATTAATACATTGCCATCACGGTGACCAAGTGCCACTGCTTTTAGATCAATACCTTTTTCCTTTGCATTCATCGCTAGCTGGATCAATACAGATGCACCATCAATTGCACCAGTATTCAATGCATCCATCAGCTCAGGCCAAGACCCGAA is from Solibacillus isronensis and encodes:
- a CDS encoding ABC transporter permease; protein product: MAIVKKLSPIALGFLLLLVVWQAAIMIGGHQSALFPPPLKVGEALLAIISDGSLFAHIQISLLRFFSGYLIAVVAAISLGLILGRLPAVWKVLDPVVQVLRPVSPIAWSPFIVLWFGIGNMPAIVIIFIAAFFPVLLSTVSAVKKVDKTYLRIASNFEMSPFETMRKIILPASFPMIANGLHMALGSAWIFLVAGEMVGAQSGLGFLIVDARNSLSLDLVMASIVVIGVLGLLLDKGIHYFESWVNRIWGGAK
- a CDS encoding winged helix-turn-helix transcriptional regulator, translating into MKTRYDLPCNIAQTLNILGDRWTLLIIHELLIGETNFNDIKLKLPGLSANILSNRLKELEEAQIVQSELYSVHPPRYRYTLTEKGTALEHVFNAMIIWGADHLETCYKEIVGPDEQRVEVGYYSTETGERVDTIYIRALKTV
- a CDS encoding acyl-CoA dehydrogenase family protein; the protein is MALNKELLERIIDEKLKPVVKKVDEQAHYAEDYILALSEAGFFQSANKDQSTLLQDEAAVVRETAKVCMTTAFCVWCHLAALTYLRNSNNTYLKQTILPELENGLKLGATGLSNAMKYYSGLEKLHLKAEKTEEGYVINGTLPAVSNLGNRHYFGAVATVDSREVLVLVPTDIEGLEMNERLGFLGVNGSATYSCKFDDVVISKDFVISEDAKAFCDIIRPTFIYYQVPLGAGVIAAAVEGIEKVKAKQNGCNEYLKVQATELRDHYERINAELNNLASNLTLKEIVNTRLQAVHDTLGAVQANMIHNGAAGYVAGSVPSRKLREAYFFANLTPTVRHLEKIKSSFA
- a CDS encoding DUF4242 domain-containing protein, translating into MSLYLVESTINEVSSKEAFSALVEKVHATEGVGVIEVQVAKDFSRGYFIIEASDEEAAKTALQAQGVAIDLVKEVRLIGKELDEVKAGGEQVNYLVEWEIPAEITMEKYLERKKKNSVKYEEVPDVKFSRTYVCEDMTKCLCFYDAPDEAAVKRAREAVQTPITSLTELAD
- a CDS encoding ABC transporter substrate-binding protein, which produces MKKVVLIMTMLFVALLTACGTNETGSSAGDGEKPTIKIGYLPITHAVPLYMQNDEKYEDYNLELVKFGSWPELMDALNTGAIDGASVLIQLAMNAKEKGIDLKAVALGHRDGNVLIGGKDIKSVEELKGKSFAIPSRFSTHNILLYEMLKKHGIAYDEVDVIELPPAEMPAALAEGRIAGYVVAEPFGAISVALENGKVLYQSEEIWQDSIDCGLVLRGQFIKDNKELAGKFVDDYVAGGELAQGKDDHMHEVVGQYLTVEENVLDISLDWISYDNLSIEQDSYAILRDALLEMGLSENPPSYEDFVDASFVN